One Melospiza melodia melodia isolate bMelMel2 chromosome 1, bMelMel2.pri, whole genome shotgun sequence genomic window carries:
- the LRRC14B gene encoding leucine-rich repeat-containing protein 14B yields the protein MKSLRFISAEAFVSNAEFARKSLGAVTHDLFPLLFKASYLLDQGEVIHDLVENWPLFDFNIGKLLGATLDYEEDLSHRTCSVCLESCLTGLRDYVLNQSSPYVKKLKVVDLTGIKDVEVQFCKCKKTMGRWARTQLLSKLCSDLLVYLQQAQCSPGTFEVSINVLIDLFVTEQNYELVVQALLKKCSCPLKICCVAFRSDNLTLQKFFYIIKLTDPSLLRKLEIVHNVHLEMEHLEMLFNCIHFPLLMSLTLPARTFNVRRFTATDEQTLTKIGEKMGEMMQLTELSMSFSILTGRIQKLLSPLKTPLKKLDVSNCSLNHADMAFLANSFHANHLEALDLSGHDIPELYPSTFFKLLSRCSSVLRSLTLEDCNIQDTHVNMLVLGLSPCQKLQEFKFIGNPLSSQALKHLFTFLCELPMLKNVEFPVPRDCYPIGITYPIDDASVCRFDHQKYEGVAEELNLILLQANRDDVKASTPLFGSYDAAVQETNNELGAYLIKSFKETLEKFTSSFNKIN from the exons ATGAAGTCTCTCCGATTCATTAGCGCTGAAGCATTCGTGTCAAATGCCGAGTTTGCCAGGAAGAGTCTTGGGGCTGTTACTCATGATCTTTTTCCGCTTCTTTTCAAAGCTAGCTATTTACTGGACCAAGGGGAAGTGATTCACGACTTGGTAGAGAACTGGCCACTTTTTGATTTTAACATTGGAAAACTTTTGGGAGCTACTCTGGACTATGAGGAAGACCTAAGCCATAGAACATGCTCAGTGTGCTTGGAAAGCTGTCTGACAGGGCTGAGAGACTATGTGCTGAATCAGTCTTCTCCCTACGTGAAAAAGTTGAAAGTGGTCGACCTGACGGGTATAAAAGATGTTGAAGTTCAATTTTGTAAGTGCAAGAAGACAATGGGCAGGTGGGCCAGGACACAGCTGCTCTCTAAGCTTTGTTCAGACCTCCTGGTTTACCTGCAACAAGCACAGTGCAGTCCAGGTACCTTTGAAGTCAGTATCAATGTACTAATTGACTTGTTTGTTACAGAGCAGAACTATGAGCTGGTTGTGCAGGCCCTGTTGAAGAAATGCAGCTGTCCACTGAAAATCTGCTGTGTGGCATTCAGATCTGACAACCTGACCTTGCAGAAATTCTTCTATATCATAAAGCTCACTGATCCCTCCTTGTTGCGCAAACTGGAAATAGTTCATAATGTTCACTTGGAAATGGAACACTTGGAAATGCTCTTCAACTGTATCCACTTCCCTCTACTGATGTCCTTGACCTTGCCAGCACGAACATTTAATGTGCGGAGGTTCACAGCTACGGACGAACAGACGCTTACTAAAATTGGTGAGAAAATGGGTGAAATGATGCAGCTTACTGAGCTGAGTATGTCATTTTCTATACTCACTGGAAGAATACAGAAACTTCTCAG CCCACTAAAAACTCCACTGAAGAAGCTGGATGTTTCTAACTGCTCCTTGAACCATGCTGATATGGCCTTTTTAGCCAATAGCTTCCATGCCAATCACTTGGAAGCCCTGGACCTGAGTGGTCACGATATACCTGAGCTTTACCCATCAACATTCTTTAAGCTCCTCAGCCGTTGCTCTTCAGTGCTCAGGAGTCTTACTCTGGAGGACTGTAATATCCAAGACACTCATGTCAACATGTTGGTTTTAGGTTTAAGCCCTTGTCAGAAACTACAGGAGTTTAAGTTTATTGGAAACCCACTGTCATCCCAAGCACTTAAACACCTTTTCACATTTCTCTGTGAATTGCCAATGCTGAAAAATGTGGAGTTCCCCGTTCCAAGGGATTGCTACCCTATTGGCATCACCTACCCCATTGATGATGCCAGTGTTTGCAGATTTGATCACCAAAAATATGAAGGAGTAGCAGAGGAGCTTAATCTTATTTTACTCCAAGCAAATAGAGACGATGTGAAGGCTTCAACACCACTCTTTGGGAGTTATGATGCAGCTGTTCAGGAGACAAACAATGAACTGGGAGCTTACTTGATCAAGTCCTTCAAAGAGACTTTAGAGAAGTTCACTTCTTCATTTaacaaaattaattaa